The following are encoded together in the Wolbachia endosymbiont (group E) of Neria commutata genome:
- a CDS encoding efflux RND transporter permease subunit — protein sequence MQSLLIERNRAVILLLIVIFIFGSYAYVKMPRESNPDIQIPIISVFVGLSGISAQDSEKLLVLPIENELRSIEGVKELKAFATNDGAHMILEFGTEYDNKEVLDNVRSKLSNIKAKLPVEAESPIINEINLSLFPILNVGLIGSLPERALTEIARKLKKEIESLPNVLKVEVAGVRKETVEVIVEPAVLTKYNIQSSEIFHAISNNNRLVGAGSLENDTGKYSIKISGLLKNIEEIMSIPIRSQGDAVLRIKDVAKVYPRFEDHEGFARINRLSSVVLEISKRNGKNIIDTVNQVKYLMNQAKDQLPENLKVVYLNDQSKNVRDVLDDLENGIIFAVLLILVIIMFSMGTRIAILVALSIPGSFLIGIIALYFLDITLNIVVLFSLIMAVGMLVDDAIVISEYADRKMIAGMDKVKAFHTSVHDMFYPVLSSTLTKLAVFFPLLFWPDTVGKFMQYIPITIILTLTGSLIMALVFIPTLGAIFGKPSVTSKEEIEKMNAIESGEIKNAGPVIRAYVRMLEKVLNHPKKFVCVVISVLFSFSVLYFSFGPGVEFFPKVDPDNILVSVRAKESLSVEEKDKILKEVEERILNVEKEIDVSYSRSGAFSDNVIAKIQLELTDWRFRRKAKHILNDIRSSMQDIKGIIIDVQEEKAGPSANKPIQINLSGNASSLDLAVEKMLKIMNQPSSGFINIQDSRSSSEIEWNVSVDKNKAINTGINISTIGDFIRMVTSGVLIGKYRPNHLDEEIDIVLRFPGKDRNMKTIDSLFINTINGPYPMSSVVKYAPEKKINKLSRIDGSRTVTISADVDTGYLVDERIKFIQSRVAQDWDKGVKIDFKGDKEGQQKSGAFLLQAFILAITLMVLILITQFNSVYHTFIVMTAVFLSTTCVFFVFFLTQQVFVVVMCGVGIIALAGIIVNNNILLLDAFHHQVKVHKNDIKRCVINASISRVRPILLTVATTVLGLIPMITRLNINFFTLQITYDAPSSQWWVDISTTISSGILVATALTLFFTPALLVMQRHEKT from the coding sequence ATGCAGAGCTTACTTATAGAGCGAAACAGGGCGGTGATATTATTGCTTATAGTAATTTTTATCTTCGGTTCGTACGCTTATGTAAAAATGCCAAGGGAAAGCAACCCTGACATACAAATTCCTATAATCAGCGTGTTCGTTGGACTTTCTGGGATTTCTGCTCAAGATAGTGAAAAGCTATTAGTGCTTCCAATAGAAAATGAACTAAGGTCTATCGAAGGTGTAAAAGAATTGAAAGCTTTTGCAACTAATGATGGCGCTCATATGATACTCGAATTTGGAACAGAGTACGATAATAAAGAAGTGCTCGATAACGTTCGTTCAAAGCTTTCAAACATAAAGGCAAAGTTACCTGTTGAAGCAGAATCTCCGATAATAAATGAAATAAATTTGAGTCTATTTCCCATACTAAATGTTGGCTTAATTGGTAGTCTGCCAGAAAGAGCTTTAACTGAAATAGCGCGTAAGTTGAAGAAAGAAATTGAATCATTACCTAATGTTTTAAAAGTTGAAGTAGCAGGCGTTCGTAAAGAGACAGTGGAAGTAATAGTTGAACCTGCAGTCCTAACAAAATACAACATTCAATCAAGCGAAATATTTCACGCTATATCAAACAATAATAGGTTAGTGGGAGCTGGATCACTAGAAAATGATACAGGTAAATATTCAATTAAAATATCAGGGTTATTGAAAAACATAGAAGAGATCATGAGCATCCCTATCAGATCTCAAGGTGATGCTGTTCTGAGAATAAAAGATGTAGCAAAAGTGTACCCTAGGTTTGAGGATCACGAAGGATTTGCGCGCATTAATCGACTATCTAGTGTCGTGTTAGAAATTTCAAAACGCAACGGAAAAAACATAATAGATACAGTAAATCAAGTAAAATATTTAATGAATCAGGCAAAAGATCAATTACCTGAAAATTTAAAAGTGGTGTACTTAAATGACCAGTCAAAAAACGTACGTGATGTGCTCGATGACCTGGAAAATGGAATAATATTCGCTGTGCTATTAATATTGGTCATAATAATGTTCTCCATGGGAACAAGAATAGCTATTCTTGTGGCACTTTCGATACCTGGTTCTTTTCTAATTGGCATAATAGCTCTTTATTTTTTGGATATTACTTTAAATATAGTTGTTCTCTTTAGTTTGATTATGGCTGTTGGCATGCTGGTTGATGACGCAATTGTAATCAGCGAATACGCTGATAGAAAGATGATTGCTGGCATGGATAAAGTGAAAGCCTTTCATACTTCAGTGCATGATATGTTCTACCCAGTCCTATCGTCAACGTTGACTAAATTGGCAGTGTTTTTTCCTCTGTTGTTCTGGCCTGATACTGTGGGAAAATTCATGCAATATATACCAATTACAATAATTTTAACTTTAACTGGGTCGCTCATTATGGCTTTGGTTTTTATACCAACACTTGGTGCAATCTTTGGTAAGCCATCAGTAACCTCAAAAGAAGAAATTGAAAAAATGAATGCCATAGAGAGTGGTGAGATAAAAAATGCTGGACCAGTAATAAGAGCTTACGTACGCATGCTAGAGAAGGTCTTAAATCATCCTAAAAAATTTGTATGTGTTGTCATATCTGTTTTGTTTTCATTTAGTGTATTATATTTTAGCTTCGGTCCCGGTGTAGAATTTTTTCCGAAAGTGGACCCGGATAATATCCTAGTTAGTGTTAGAGCAAAGGAAAGCCTTTCGGTTGAAGAGAAAGATAAAATACTCAAAGAAGTAGAAGAGCGTATTTTAAACGTTGAAAAAGAAATTGATGTTTCTTATTCCAGATCAGGAGCATTTTCAGATAATGTTATTGCCAAAATTCAATTAGAACTTACGGATTGGCGTTTCAGACGCAAAGCCAAGCACATATTAAACGATATAAGAAGTAGCATGCAGGATATAAAAGGAATAATAATTGATGTTCAGGAAGAAAAGGCAGGGCCGTCGGCTAACAAGCCAATACAAATTAACCTCAGTGGCAATGCATCCAGCTTGGATTTAGCAGTAGAAAAGATGCTAAAAATTATGAATCAACCTTCATCTGGATTTATAAACATTCAAGATAGCAGATCATCATCTGAAATTGAGTGGAATGTGAGTGTTGATAAGAACAAGGCTATAAACACAGGAATAAATATTTCAACTATAGGTGATTTTATAAGAATGGTCACAAGCGGAGTACTCATTGGAAAATATAGGCCAAATCATCTTGATGAAGAAATTGATATTGTACTGCGTTTTCCTGGAAAGGATCGTAATATGAAAACCATAGATAGTCTCTTCATTAATACAATAAATGGTCCTTACCCCATGAGCAGCGTAGTAAAATATGCTCCAGAAAAAAAGATAAATAAATTAAGTAGGATTGATGGATCACGTACAGTGACAATTTCAGCTGATGTAGATACTGGCTATCTTGTTGATGAAAGAATTAAATTCATTCAGAGTAGGGTTGCACAGGACTGGGATAAAGGAGTAAAGATTGATTTTAAAGGCGATAAAGAAGGTCAACAGAAATCAGGAGCATTTTTATTACAAGCTTTTATATTGGCAATTACGTTAATGGTATTGATATTAATAACACAATTTAATAGTGTATATCATACATTCATTGTAATGACAGCAGTGTTTTTATCAACCACATGTGTGTTTTTTGTTTTCTTTCTTACTCAACAAGTTTTTGTAGTCGTCATGTGCGGCGTGGGAATAATTGCACTTGCTGGGATTATAGTAAACAATAATATACTATTACTTGATGCCTTTCATCACCAAGTTAAGGTACACAAAAATGACATTAAGCGATGTGTAATAAACGCTTCAATTTCACGTGTCAGACCAATATTACTTACAGTTGCAACTACAGTTCTTGGTTTAATCCCTATGATCACCAGACTCAATATCAATTTTTTTACGCTGCAAATCACGTATGATGCACCATCAAGCCAGTGGTGGGTTGACATTTCAACAACTATCTCAAGCGGAATATTGGTTGCAACAGCTCTAACTCTATTTTTCACACCTGCACTGCTTGTGATGCAAAGACATGAAAAAACTTGA
- the ubiA gene encoding 4-hydroxybenzoate octaprenyltransferase → MHLNSYFSLMRMHSLTGLWLVLFPSLSGILLASTSLSWHTFFYLILFTVGAFLMRPAGCIINDIFDKEIDAHVERTKFRPLASGALNVKQALILLLLLLSIAFVILLLTNKTTLILGIISMCMIAIYPLLKRYVWWTQLFLGFTFNMGSLMGSAAIKNQITIESILFYAGWIFWTLSYDTIYAHQDKKDDEKLGMKSTALYFGDTTKSWLKRFYLITLMLWLYAGILSSLNNIFYIALLAVGFIFHRQYKNFNPDDPTQCMSIFKNNSYVGLLIFFSILFDRILM, encoded by the coding sequence ATGCATCTAAACTCTTACTTTTCATTGATGAGAATGCATAGTTTAACAGGTTTGTGGCTTGTGCTATTTCCTAGCTTGAGCGGCATTCTTTTAGCTTCAACTTCTTTGTCGTGGCATACTTTTTTTTACCTTATTTTATTTACTGTAGGTGCATTTTTAATGAGACCTGCTGGATGTATAATCAATGATATTTTTGATAAAGAAATAGATGCACACGTTGAGCGAACAAAATTTAGGCCACTTGCAAGTGGTGCACTAAACGTAAAGCAGGCCTTGATTTTGCTTTTATTATTACTGTCTATTGCTTTTGTAATCTTATTACTAACTAATAAAACTACGCTTATACTTGGAATCATTTCAATGTGTATGATAGCTATTTACCCTTTATTAAAACGTTATGTTTGGTGGACACAATTGTTTTTAGGGTTTACTTTCAATATGGGGTCGCTAATGGGTTCAGCAGCAATAAAGAACCAGATTACTATAGAATCTATACTCTTTTATGCAGGATGGATTTTTTGGACACTTAGTTACGACACTATATACGCCCATCAGGACAAAAAAGATGATGAAAAGCTTGGTATGAAATCGACTGCATTATATTTTGGTGATACAACAAAATCTTGGTTGAAAAGATTTTATTTAATAACTCTTATGTTATGGCTATACGCTGGCATCTTATCATCATTAAACAACATTTTTTACATTGCCTTACTTGCTGTAGGATTTATATTTCACCGTCAATACAAAAATTTTAATCCTGACGATCCCACTCAATGTATGTCCATATTTAAAAATAATTCCTATGTTGGATTACTAATTTTTTTCAGCATTCTTTTCGATAGAATCTTAATGTGA
- the infB gene encoding translation initiation factor IF-2 — protein MNNEDISSKKLTLQGLSKFKLSLDLSASTSSSAGATIVKKRRKKSHDTEEHDFFDSSKLGSLTEKEQISRINAVQNAALLKGKSSKLEEDIVVEKNDEDENSDSDTILEEIGKEVLEDSDLIKQKEDDQDVKKKSLKVSKDTYSKHSKLVIAQAIDEKAEQPPVFRQRFGIRNRKSKFAKGSNISREVIIPDEITVRELSIRMAEDSKRVLKMLKEEVGESYRVNDLVDPDIACEIVKKFNHTVKRVSDSDKEKDLFFVEGRENLPKKPKPPVVTFMGHVDHGKTSLLDAFRESNVAERESGGITQHIGAYQIMTKGKQKITFIDTPGHEAFTAMRACGANITNIVVIVVAADDGIMKQTVEAINHAKAANVSIIVAINKIDKSEPGDVEKIMGSLPQYDLIPEDLGGDVMIVPVSAKKRINLDKLEETILLVAEFLELEAVEDCRALGWGIESKIDKTKGISATLIVEEGTLKIGDMLVVGTTYGKVRNMVNHLGQREKFALPSTPIEVTGLNGAPNAGDKFVVVNSEKQAREIIEHRLELIKKKEENLDEDNLDIFSRNNNEIEELSVVLKCDVTGSIEAISSSIDKLGKDQVKLNILHKAVGGITDSDVLLAEASGAVILAFNVKVDSKIRDLAKQKGVEIHTYNIIYELIDDMKMYLTKMLKPITREVRVGSVSVRQIFNVSKAGNIIGCYVSDGVIKKDSLIKVMRSDKLIYEGKLKALRRFKDDVKEVGVNFECGVSLDGNVDVKVGDILEAYQLVQEERVL, from the coding sequence ATGAATAATGAAGACATTAGCAGTAAAAAATTAACGCTTCAAGGCTTGAGCAAGTTTAAATTGAGTCTGGATTTAAGTGCTTCAACTAGTTCAAGTGCTGGAGCCACAATAGTAAAAAAAAGAAGAAAAAAGTCCCATGATACAGAAGAACATGATTTTTTTGATAGTAGTAAATTAGGTTCTTTAACAGAAAAAGAACAAATTTCCCGAATCAATGCTGTACAAAATGCTGCTTTACTCAAAGGAAAAAGTAGTAAATTAGAAGAAGATATAGTAGTCGAAAAAAATGATGAAGATGAGAATAGTGATTCAGATACTATCCTCGAAGAAATTGGTAAGGAAGTTTTAGAAGATTCTGATTTAATTAAACAAAAAGAAGATGATCAAGATGTCAAGAAAAAATCCTTAAAAGTTAGTAAAGATACATATTCTAAACATTCAAAACTGGTAATTGCACAGGCAATAGATGAAAAAGCTGAGCAACCTCCTGTGTTTAGGCAAAGATTTGGTATCAGAAATAGGAAATCAAAGTTCGCCAAAGGTAGCAACATATCAAGGGAAGTGATTATACCAGACGAAATTACAGTCAGGGAGTTATCTATTCGCATGGCAGAAGATAGCAAGCGTGTATTAAAGATGTTAAAGGAAGAAGTGGGTGAAAGCTACAGGGTAAACGATTTAGTGGATCCAGATATAGCATGTGAAATAGTAAAAAAGTTCAATCATACAGTCAAGCGAGTGAGTGATTCTGATAAGGAAAAGGATTTATTTTTTGTAGAAGGCAGGGAAAACTTGCCTAAAAAGCCCAAACCACCAGTTGTTACTTTTATGGGCCATGTGGATCATGGTAAAACTTCATTGCTTGACGCATTTCGTGAATCTAATGTTGCAGAAAGAGAGTCAGGTGGCATAACTCAGCACATAGGCGCTTATCAAATAATGACAAAAGGTAAGCAAAAAATCACTTTTATTGATACACCAGGGCATGAAGCATTTACTGCAATGCGTGCATGCGGTGCTAACATAACTAATATAGTTGTGATAGTAGTAGCAGCTGATGATGGGATAATGAAACAAACAGTTGAAGCAATAAATCATGCAAAAGCAGCAAATGTTTCTATTATAGTTGCTATTAATAAGATTGATAAATCTGAGCCTGGTGATGTAGAGAAAATAATGGGTAGCTTACCTCAATATGACCTAATCCCTGAGGACTTGGGTGGTGATGTAATGATTGTACCAGTATCAGCAAAAAAGAGAATCAATTTAGATAAGCTGGAAGAAACGATTTTGTTAGTCGCTGAATTTCTGGAGCTAGAAGCAGTAGAGGATTGTCGAGCACTCGGATGGGGAATAGAGTCTAAAATAGATAAAACAAAAGGGATATCAGCAACATTGATAGTTGAAGAAGGAACGTTAAAAATCGGTGATATGTTGGTGGTTGGTACAACATATGGTAAAGTACGCAACATGGTCAATCATCTTGGTCAAAGGGAAAAATTTGCTCTGCCATCCACTCCAATTGAAGTTACTGGTTTAAATGGTGCACCAAATGCTGGTGATAAATTTGTTGTTGTAAATTCTGAAAAACAGGCACGCGAAATTATTGAACACAGATTAGAGTTAATTAAGAAAAAAGAAGAAAATTTAGATGAGGATAATTTAGATATATTTAGCCGTAATAACAATGAAATAGAAGAGTTATCTGTAGTTTTAAAGTGTGATGTAACTGGATCTATTGAAGCAATATCAAGTTCAATTGATAAGCTCGGTAAAGATCAGGTAAAATTAAATATTCTACACAAAGCTGTAGGAGGAATAACAGATTCTGATGTGTTGCTTGCAGAAGCATCTGGTGCAGTAATTTTAGCTTTTAATGTCAAAGTAGATTCAAAAATAAGGGATTTGGCGAAACAGAAAGGTGTAGAAATACATACTTATAACATAATATATGAACTTATTGATGATATGAAAATGTACTTAACTAAAATGTTAAAGCCTATTACACGTGAAGTCCGTGTTGGTTCTGTATCTGTAAGGCAAATATTTAATGTATCTAAAGCAGGCAATATTATTGGATGTTATGTAAGTGATGGAGTTATCAAAAAAGACTCTTTGATCAAGGTGATGCGCAGTGATAAATTGATATATGAAGGAAAATTAAAGGCTCTACGTAGATTTAAAGATGACGTTAAAGAAGTAGGTGTAAACTTTGAATGTGGAGTATCGCTTGATGGTAATGTCGATGTTAAAGTTGGTGATATATTAGAGGCTTATCAATTAGTACAAGAAGAAAGGGTGCTCTAG
- the nusA gene encoding transcription termination factor NusA produces MIANRKSSVKQKSNKNNMVGSPGIISTARELSEQKGLDFEVIIKALESSIEAVAHQKYGNRSKIIVNIDRNTGKIAAHRKLEVIDDESGEDNESNDSYSGGRRNSSDAKCELITLSQARLIKKEDVRVGDIIHEPLSLNTDLASARIAQQKIAQIMKDEELKKQYEEFKDKVGEVRYGIVKQVEYIDLIIDINGTRACLPLRNLIGNELFREGDKVKAYIESVKRSDDGRQIILSRTHEGFLEALLKQEVPEISDGLVIIKAIARDAGSRSKVAVFSPDRNIDPVGACVGIKGDRIKTIIHELNGEKIDVINYSSDLGQFVIKAITPAEVSKVIIDEDENCIELIVAEDQLSLAIGKKGQNVRLASALVGWKIEILGAQQESERRGKQLSQCSALFAEALNLEEIMGQLLVTEGFSTVEDIANASIKELASIEGFNEDIANELRSRANKYLKEENDRKIEELKSLGMEDDVIDLPLSIDNKIALSKHGIKTLEDVADLSSYELCSIISSLADSKENLKDTANSIIMEARKKLGVI; encoded by the coding sequence ATGATTGCTAATCGCAAAAGCAGTGTTAAGCAAAAAAGTAACAAGAATAATATGGTTGGAAGTCCTGGAATAATAAGTACAGCAAGGGAGCTTTCAGAGCAAAAAGGTTTAGATTTTGAGGTGATAATAAAAGCATTAGAGAGCTCTATAGAAGCCGTAGCTCACCAAAAATATGGTAACAGAAGTAAAATTATAGTGAATATTGATAGGAATACAGGCAAGATTGCTGCGCACAGAAAATTAGAAGTTATTGATGATGAGTCAGGCGAAGATAATGAATCAAATGACAGTTACTCTGGTGGGAGAAGAAATTCAAGCGATGCAAAATGTGAATTAATCACGCTTTCCCAGGCTAGATTAATTAAAAAAGAGGATGTAAGAGTTGGTGACATTATTCATGAACCACTTTCTCTTAACACTGATCTTGCTTCAGCAAGGATTGCCCAGCAAAAGATTGCTCAAATAATGAAAGATGAAGAGTTAAAAAAGCAATATGAAGAGTTTAAAGATAAAGTAGGAGAAGTAAGGTATGGCATTGTAAAACAAGTAGAATATATAGATCTGATTATAGACATAAATGGCACTAGGGCATGCCTTCCATTGCGTAATTTAATTGGTAATGAGTTGTTTCGCGAAGGCGATAAAGTTAAAGCTTATATAGAGAGTGTTAAACGCTCTGACGATGGACGTCAGATTATTCTTTCTAGAACTCATGAAGGCTTTTTAGAAGCTTTACTAAAGCAGGAAGTACCAGAAATTTCTGATGGTTTAGTGATAATTAAAGCTATAGCCAGAGATGCTGGTTCAAGATCTAAAGTTGCTGTTTTCTCTCCTGATAGAAATATTGATCCAGTAGGTGCTTGCGTTGGAATTAAAGGCGATAGAATAAAAACCATCATACACGAATTAAATGGCGAAAAAATTGATGTTATAAATTACTCTTCAGATTTGGGTCAATTCGTTATTAAAGCCATTACTCCTGCAGAAGTATCAAAAGTTATTATTGATGAAGATGAAAATTGTATAGAATTAATAGTTGCTGAAGATCAATTGAGTTTAGCTATAGGTAAAAAAGGTCAGAATGTAAGGTTAGCTTCAGCGCTTGTCGGGTGGAAAATTGAGATATTAGGTGCTCAGCAAGAATCAGAAAGACGAGGTAAACAACTTAGTCAATGTTCAGCTTTATTTGCTGAGGCTTTAAATTTAGAAGAGATTATGGGTCAACTGTTAGTGACCGAGGGCTTCTCAACTGTAGAAGATATAGCTAATGCTTCAATTAAAGAACTTGCTTCAATAGAAGGTTTTAATGAAGATATCGCAAATGAATTGCGCAGTAGAGCAAATAAATATCTGAAAGAAGAAAATGATAGAAAGATTGAAGAGCTAAAAAGCTTAGGTATGGAAGATGATGTAATAGATTTGCCTTTATCAATAGATAATAAAATTGCCCTTAGCAAGCATGGTATTAAAACGCTAGAAGATGTAGCAGATTTATCAAGTTATGAACTTTGCAGCATAATTTCTTCTTTAGCCGATAGTAAAGAAAATTTAAAAGATACAGCAAACTCAATAATCATGGAAGCTCGTAAAAAGCTTGGGGTAATATAA
- the dapB gene encoding 4-hydroxy-tetrahydrodipicolinate reductase — translation MKIRIGVIGCLGKMGRTIINELITNDKVEIASVAARTHIGSDIGFILSCNSGIGVKITNSINDVFKSSDVVIDFTTKECMLECLIAAAQFKKPLVSGTTGIEGIDLKEYAAKAPILWSANMSVGVNALLKLVKKAAELLGSEYDIEIWEMHHNLKKDSPSGTAIELGKTIADTFKMDFHINHHSNSNSTTREKNSIGFAVSRGGGVIGDHSVMFVNSGERIELNHKAIDRKIFASGAIQAAIWLYENKRETLGLYSMQDVV, via the coding sequence ATGAAAATCAGAATTGGAGTTATAGGCTGCCTTGGTAAAATGGGTAGGACAATCATAAATGAATTGATTACAAATGATAAAGTAGAAATAGCAAGTGTAGCGGCACGTACACATATCGGTTCAGACATTGGCTTTATTTTAAGTTGTAACTCTGGTATAGGAGTAAAAATTACAAATTCTATTAACGATGTATTTAAATCATCTGACGTAGTGATAGATTTTACAACTAAAGAATGTATGTTAGAATGCCTTATAGCAGCTGCGCAGTTTAAGAAACCGTTGGTTAGTGGCACAACTGGAATAGAAGGTATAGATTTAAAAGAGTATGCTGCTAAAGCTCCGATATTGTGGTCAGCAAACATGAGTGTTGGAGTTAATGCATTATTAAAATTGGTAAAAAAGGCTGCTGAACTTTTAGGGAGTGAATATGATATTGAAATTTGGGAAATGCATCACAATTTAAAAAAGGACTCTCCATCTGGGACGGCTATAGAGCTTGGTAAAACGATAGCTGATACTTTTAAAATGGATTTTCACATTAACCACCACTCGAACAGTAATTCAACTACAAGAGAAAAAAATAGTATAGGTTTTGCAGTATCCCGCGGAGGTGGAGTGATAGGAGATCATAGTGTAATGTTTGTGAATTCAGGTGAGCGAATAGAATTAAATCATAAAGCAATTGATCGTAAAATATTTGCCAGTGGCGCTATTCAAGCAGCAATATGGCTATATGAAAATAAAAGAGAAACGCTAGGACTATACTCAATGCAGGACGTAGTATGA
- a CDS encoding ribosome-binding factor A: protein MQNTRKEIRSLKIASVLHRAISKIFMEGKIFNKNVVVSDVKLSKDLTKADVYIVLSSLNEPLPIIQVADYLDPERNMQSHAGVTSEEPQDDYDIHYIVNEMNKSAWSIRKSILRYVDLRFIPELVFKHDLGFDNFVNVNEILHNYND from the coding sequence GTGCAGAATACGAGAAAAGAAATTAGAAGTCTTAAGATAGCATCAGTATTACATAGAGCAATATCTAAAATCTTCATGGAAGGTAAAATTTTTAATAAAAACGTAGTAGTATCTGATGTAAAGTTAAGTAAAGATCTAACTAAAGCAGATGTCTATATTGTTTTATCTTCGTTGAATGAGCCTCTTCCTATCATCCAAGTAGCCGACTACTTGGATCCAGAAAGAAATATGCAGTCACACGCTGGAGTGACATCAGAGGAGCCCCAAGATGATTATGATATTCATTATATTGTTAACGAAATGAACAAGTCTGCATGGTCAATACGTAAGTCTATACTTCGTTATGTTGATTTGCGTTTTATACCTGAATTAGTTTTCAAACATGATCTAGGATTCGATAATTTTGTTAATGTAAATGAGATATTGCATAATTATAATGATTAA
- the purH gene encoding bifunctional phosphoribosylaminoimidazolecarboxamide formyltransferase/IMP cyclohydrolase → MKIKRALISVYDKTNIIDLASFLVQQQIEILSTGNTYKVLSDAGIKAQEVSDYTQFPEILGGRVKTLHPKIHSGILCDREKHKTEMQDLNIEPIDLLITNLYPFFDTVNSGASEEQIIEQIDIGGVALIRAAAKNFRFTLVVSSIQDYETLKAEMIKNNNETTLEYRKHLATKAFALTAHYDSNIYSWFLSQNESNELPEFFTLYGNKAQELRYGENPNQKAAFYSNQSTQYPLKKIHGKELSYNNTVDIESALNIISEFEECAAVIIKHNNPCGAAIGNNALEAYQKALSCDEVSSFGGIVAFNQEIDLKLAEELNKIFLEVVIASSVNDEALKILQKKKNLRVIICKSFRQNAEYQIKNVIGGFLIQENNNYKIKSEEITQATECAATEKEKADLIFAWKICKYVKSNAIVIAKDGCAVGIGAGQTSRIDSVNIAIKKAGEKCKGAVLASDAFFPFVDSIIESAKHGITAIIQPGGSLKDQEVTATANESKIAMFFTGIRTFFH, encoded by the coding sequence ATGAAAATCAAAAGAGCTTTAATATCGGTTTATGATAAAACAAATATAATCGACCTTGCCTCCTTTCTGGTGCAGCAACAAATAGAGATTCTCTCAACAGGTAATACATATAAAGTTTTGTCTGATGCTGGAATAAAAGCGCAGGAAGTTTCAGATTATACACAATTTCCAGAGATATTGGGCGGTAGGGTTAAAACTTTACATCCTAAAATTCATAGCGGAATACTTTGTGATAGAGAAAAACATAAAACCGAAATGCAGGATCTAAATATTGAACCGATAGACCTGCTTATAACTAACTTATATCCATTCTTTGATACGGTAAATAGCGGTGCAAGTGAAGAGCAAATCATAGAGCAAATTGACATTGGCGGAGTGGCGCTAATCAGAGCTGCAGCGAAAAATTTTCGTTTTACTCTAGTTGTCTCTAGCATTCAAGACTATGAAACATTAAAAGCTGAGATGATAAAAAATAACAATGAAACAACGCTAGAATATAGAAAGCACCTAGCAACTAAAGCATTTGCTCTTACCGCACACTACGATTCTAATATCTATAGTTGGTTTTTATCTCAGAATGAAAGTAATGAGTTGCCAGAGTTTTTTACGCTTTATGGCAATAAAGCGCAAGAGTTAAGATATGGTGAAAATCCAAACCAAAAAGCTGCATTTTATAGTAATCAATCCACCCAATACCCGCTCAAAAAAATACATGGAAAAGAGTTAAGTTATAATAATACAGTAGATATAGAGTCTGCACTTAACATAATTTCTGAATTTGAAGAATGTGCAGCGGTAATAATAAAACACAATAACCCGTGCGGAGCTGCAATTGGTAATAATGCGTTGGAAGCATATCAAAAAGCTTTATCATGTGATGAAGTAAGCAGTTTTGGTGGCATTGTTGCCTTTAACCAAGAAATAGATTTAAAACTCGCGGAAGAATTAAATAAGATATTTTTAGAAGTAGTAATAGCGTCATCAGTAAATGATGAGGCGCTAAAGATTTTGCAAAAAAAGAAGAACTTAAGAGTAATTATTTGCAAATCTTTTCGGCAAAATGCGGAATATCAAATTAAAAATGTTATTGGGGGATTTTTGATACAAGAAAATAATAATTACAAGATAAAATCAGAAGAAATTACCCAAGCAACAGAATGTGCTGCAACAGAAAAAGAAAAAGCAGACCTTATTTTTGCCTGGAAAATATGTAAATATGTAAAATCCAATGCAATAGTCATAGCAAAAGATGGGTGTGCTGTTGGCATTGGTGCAGGGCAAACAAGTAGAATAGATAGCGTAAATATTGCAATAAAAAAAGCAGGTGAGAAATGCAAAGGCGCAGTGCTCGCATCAGATGCATTTTTTCCTTTTGTAGATAGCATAATAGAAAGTGCAAAGCATGGAATTACAGCAATAATACAACCTGGCGGTTCATTGAAGGATCAAGAAGTAACAGCAACTGCAAATGAAAGTAAAATTGCTATGTTTTTTACTGGTATTCGTACTTTTTTTCATTAG